The DNA region AGAGTGTGAACTTATACCGACATTCTCATGTTCATGATGCATAGGTCAAAGTATGAAACTTCTATTCACATGGGATGCAAGATTATAGCATCTTACACAAATTTACACTAAAACAACGAcccacaaatatttttttgtatacaaTGTTAGAGAACAATATAGAGCTAGATATAATACATACACCTAATTAGCATGGAATCAATAAATCATCCTACCATTAGGTCTAATGTTACCGTTACTTATCTAATACAAAATCACTAAAGcaacattttgttattatttttttctttctttttgctTCTGTTTccaatacaaaattattttttgtgtgtgatatatttGGAGTTGTGTACCAATATGTTGGCCACAATGAGGTATTAGTTAGGGGGCACCACAAGGGGAGAGATGCACCACGTTTATAGGCACAGTCATTACCTCTGCGACATTGCCTGAAATCACCACAACAACACATTAACCTTTTTGCATGATATACCAGACAACCTGTAGGAAATAGTACATTTTAGATGTTGATATCGGCCAAATCTAGCTAGCCATATTTTAATTACCTGAATATAGATATGTTCAAAATATTCTGTACAATTTTTGCCGAGGCCTATTTTGTAACTTGATTGAAATGACACTTAGCAGTTATTTGTTGTAATATGAATCTTAAATGATGgatgttttttaaaaacaaataaaactttcTGATAATATGTTTCATGAAACATTAGGACATACATGGTGCAGAACTACTACAGGGGAACAGAGACTGCTAAAGGTGCAAAGGTGCTGTAGGGGAACATACTGTTTGAGGAGAATCTATATTACAGAGGTCTTAAGGCTTCATAACCATCCCATTTATCATCTTACTTCTTTTACTTTTCCAATTTCAATAAACAGATTGGCCTTATTTTATCATCTAATAATGAATGATAATGTGActgtcaatgtttataaaataaacaaagatattttacagtaaattttattttttcagacaGATACTCTTTCTCTCTGCTCCTAGCTGTAAGCGGCAGATTTTGCACACATGACGCAAGGATAGTTTAAACATGGGGATTAAATGCAAGCTTTAGTGGAAACACATACCAGCATGGTTTTGCATAGGATTGGACGCCGTCTGTGACTTCTTCTTTTCTTTGAATTCAAATGACATAACTTCATCATAAATCAACTctggaaaaaaacaaaaaaactccATTATATGAAGTCTTATTACATCAATCAATATTTAGTGTTAAAAAGATTGCAATGTACTAGTAAAAAGATATAGTGACTATctatataaatacagtaaaacccctcaaACTCGAACCcagattcctcgaataccccctattaGTCGAACTGGTCGTACAGTCCTGACCGTGTCcatatataatctatgtaacaaaaccccggatagctcgaacagctattcgtcgaataccccttattcctcgaacagaaatatatccccgTTTGAGCAAATACATAGTATGTACCCATgcattcgtcgaacaggtgttcggcccttgataattgtttacctgtgtcacacctgactgcaccgaccgtCACGGATAATAGCTAACGCCCTGTGGTATCAAGCCTTTCGGTAATaagggattaacggtgtcaGTATTACCTACCTTCACGATCGCCAGTCGTTGTTTGATGCAagctttatttgaatattttagaaAAGGCATTATATAATCGATGTCtctctcgtaataatcttcgCTTAAATACCAAaatagaaagtacgcattgtgaaatgacaaaagagtcGGAAGAAATCGCTGACGTCCGACTTCCTGtataagttcaatatttttttttaatttctgtggGTTTTTATAAAAAGACATAAACGATACcaaaatttgatattgctacgtacaaatcacattgacccatgtttgtttttatcagtGTGTTCCGTATCTTTTCCCGCATATTGTATTTTCGTAACTTTCCTCGTGAACACGTGTAACCTAACGCTTTTACAAGGTAGACATAGGTATCGTTGTTTGTTCGTAActatgctggttaataactttacagtgtgtatttattttgtaaatgtgttaaatgatttttttaattaaatcatcGAAATTGTACACAGTGTCTGTTTTAACCAATATGGTATTTTGTACCACGTTTGACGATCgtttacatttgatttactTTGTCGTCAGTATTTTCAAACCCtcattttatgtaatactttcataaaatatccaaaatgctgaaattacggtaattaaaatgtcattgcaaTGTATTGTTTGTAATAGGGAGACCGGATATTTTGACTGTCAACGGTCGAtcatgaccaacctcggatgagtcgaataccctgtattcctTGAATTATTGATccggtcccctgctgttcgagttataggggttttactgtacatactGTAAGCTATGCGTACGGGTAATAAATCTTTACAGTTGATACTAACCTTTCCACTGCTCCACTGTGTGTTCCTGCTCGTCAACTGTGTGGTCATAAGAGTCAGGAGCTGgctgtaaatataacacaaccACACATGTTTTAATCCACTCTTGACTCAAGCACACCCTCAGATGCTCCAAATTTCATGGTACCATAATGTACTACATGACATTGTTTAtctttaattgatatttaatagACCATCAACCCCTAAAAACTTTTACACTGAAATTTAATTGGAACAAATTACATCTCGTTACATAGCAATATATTGGGTTATAAATGCATTCATTTGTTATCGCTCTAACTTGTTGAAAATCAGTTTTGCGCTAAAACCTGATTGTGCCAAAATAGGTTCTAGTTACATACACGGCAGCCAGGTTTGTTATATGAACAACCCAAGTTCAGACTGTTTCCATGCTAACACTGCAAAATAAGTTATAGATAAAAGTGGTTGGTATACATAATGACAGTGACCATATACTTACCCCATTGACTTCATTCTCATCGTACCACACATTTATATATGGGTGCATTAATGCTTCGTTAACAGAAATCCTTTTTTCTGGGTCTACCACTAACATTCTAGATAGGAGATCACGAGCCATGCTGGCTCTAAGTCCACTATGATCAGCACTGTCCTGAGGAAATATCACATCTGGGAATAGTCTATCAAAGTTATAGCCAGCGTGACGTGGCCGATTTTCAACATAACTTCTAACTGTAGGTTGCAGTCTTTGCATAAATTCCCTCGACGGCGTTCCTAACTGCTCTATGATTTTGTTCCACTGATCGATATCTGAACATCAATGTTAAGGAAATGTTCAAACATGTCAAGAACAGAAACTGAAATTCAATATCAGACTTAAACAAAGAGATTTGCCATTATTGGTATGAGAAAGAGAGGCCTGGATTTATAAAATAGTTAATCAATGCTAAAAATATCTtgcataaacaatatttgtcaTTCATTATCCaacaaaaaaaatcagtttaatAACATTGTAAGTCTGTGCATGACTAAATGTTGACATTTTTAAAAGGAAGGATACGATCACTGCCTGGAAACATCACAGCTCCACGGATCAACTCGGCCATGATACATCCCACACTCCATATATCCACTGTTAAAaagttaatatttatatttatattacctGGTTAAACTTACATAGGGCTCAACGGACCAATTAATCTCAATCCAAATTGTGCAGAAATGATCTGATAATAGAATCCAGGGAGATAAATCCCTAacttcatttttaaataaattttgaccaatcaacCAAATATGTCTTGAAGCAGACCCTACATTGTAGTGTTAGCTTGAGCTTAGTTTTAACATAATAAATTAAGATTCCAATATAACGTcacaatatgtacataataataTACTGCAGATATTAATGACTTTGTAAAACACTGCCTACCGTTCTCCTTGTAGCCCATGCCTAGGATGACCTCTGGTGCTCGGTAGTACCGAGTTACAACATAGGGCGTCATCATGAATGCTGTTCCTTGTGTTCTCGCCAGGCCGAAGTCTAAAATCTTCAGTGTACAATCTGACTTTACTACTATATTGCTTGGCTTTAAATCCTGAAAAACAGAACATACATGATTGCATTTCACAGAAGCATAACAAATTTCACTTATTCCAAACTATAAATAAATTACTATTATCAAACATTGCAAATGGGGTGATATTTAATTTTGGTGATATTTGTCTAAAAACATGTACTGGTGACTTACCCGATGGATAATTCCGGCTGAATGTAAGTGTTTGATACCACATAACATCTGATACAATAGATAGGACATTCTCTCATGGTCGAGGTCCATGTTGATCACTTGGCATAAATTGGCATCCATAAGTTCCATCACAAGATACCTGTAACAATACAGAGTAATAGTAATGTGTTAAAACACCTTGTAGACTTAGATACATCtaaatatttgattataattTATCACTCCAAAATACAGTGACAtttctaaggggagataattctttTCAGAAATACTACCcagttttatattttaaagagacaattcactcaggcaaattcttttacataaccaataagcaaactatagcataaatgtattgttctacatttcttatgaaacatataacgtaaaacattgacaaattccacaacattgttaagtattttaattaatatcgttgaaatatcaaatcgttgatcaatacgattaagcaggtacaatattaactctgtacccatacccgagccaaagtcacgcacgttaaacaaatgaactacaaaaccactgagaaggtgataaaatgatttttaggcaagacaattcacctaataaggtaaacacactactgtcagagcgatttgagcagttctagccaaaagttgcattactttacgagcaagggacagggttcggcatacaagaagttcgaccacagtgtgtaatggcggacagcgagcaagtttgaatatttcacacacgtgtcaccaccataggcgtttcaggcatatcacagtaaaactgactgatgtaatttccattagaagttgttttatctgatatacaaatattaatgttctcttagactgaattgtccctttaatgtttatatcattAAGTTACCACCACATCAAGCAAACCAAACATGATCACCACAATATCTTTATagattttgtgataaaaattatgtaaTTCTCAGACTTAATGTGCAATATTGATATATCTATTACATTTCTTCAAACTCATAATTTTCCCGAACGCCACTTTATTTTCCAATGACAACCATCCACATAATGGATCCCCATGAAGTCTTAATTTAGTCTCTTAGGCAAAATTTTACATGATACAGTTTTGTTCATGTTTACCAACAAATTAAATGTCAATATATGTTTGTGTGtccattcatttttattttttacaacactgaaatttgacacatatttttctcttttctcTATATTATGGTTGCTAATATTATGAACATGTtttgtagtacatgtattccTATTTAATAATTATCATCTCTGTGGATAAATGGTCACTACTTCAGattggaaaaaataaatgtgAAGAAGAGAAATAGACTTAACACTATATACTTACACATCTTGAAAGTCTTCTAGTGTCTTTTGTGGAGTAAATGCATTTAACAAGCCTATTATCTGGAAACCAAATACAAAAGATTGATTAATATTCAATGAATTGatacatttcaaaaacaaaacactGACCCATTCTTGACTTAATTAAGTCTAGTTCTCAAAATGGTTTAgcattattgaaaatattttaatgaaaaaacaGTTCTAGAAATGGATTTAATGAAATGAACATGCATGCACTATCTAGCTTTATCTTTGCTTAAAACATGTTTTCTCATATGGTAACATTGCTGCATACTTGTTTGAATGtcataacatgtacaaaatacatattttccgATATGAAAGAGACAATTCTAATTTGCCACAGATTACATCATAATGTCAGTATTTTGATCTTACTTACATTCTTGTGATTAACCAACTTCATTAGTACAAATTCTCTGTATGCCCTTTTGGCATGAGTAACATTTTGAAACGGACGACTGAGTTTCTTTATTGCAACATTTGCTCCAGCCACTGTGTCATAGGCAGCACTAAAACATTAAAATCTTCATGTCAGTAAAACATAATCATCTCCCTAGTGTGATGAAGATCAGtctattttcaaattttgaaaactaaataaaattgtaatattgTCAAAACTCTggcaattataattatatacctttGAGAAACAGTTATCAATGTACAAGTATATACTAGGGAATTTGTTTAAAGTCTTATATTTTTCTATCACAGAAATCAATTCTGTAATGTAAACCTGAAGGATAACAGTGATCGCCTTTTACATTGAAGTTCTGATAATATTACAatggaattttaaaataatcacCACACAATTCCTTGAGCTCCAGATCCTATTGGCTTGAGATTCTGGTACCGATCCAAAATTGTGAATGTCGAGTCACCAACTTCTACCATGTAGAAGTTGGGAGGGGCAGCAGCGGGAGGGTTACTCATACTGCTGGAAGGTTAAGGACAATCAAACAACCCTCTATACCTCCATTGGTGTGTACTGGGTTTAAATGAACTTTAAAGATAACCCTCTACAACTTTTTTTGCTTCAGGCCCAAGGTCATCTACAAATGAAAGAcaaatttttattattacatgtatgtaacatatatacCGGTAAATATGAACATATATGATGTCTGCTTTTCAATTAATAGTTAGGCACGCAAAGGTCAAGTAGTAAAGTTGTCCAGACTTTAACCTTCCAACTCTGGGTCACTATTTGACAGTAACATATACAGTTGTTCTGAGCAAAAATAATGGGTTAACTGCgtgatattattaatattttctttaagaaaacattggttttgtcaattttgcGATAACTTCATACTTATCAGAAAactaatatgcaaaatattgctTTGGTTTGCCATGTGTGTgcttaaaattgtaaaattctcgtaaaATCACAATTTCCGTCAAATAGCCATCTTTGATTCATAATAGCCCAAAATCAAGCCCACCAACATATAATTTTTATTACATCTTTAACTTTGGTATGAATTTctctttccaaaaatctgtATTAGGAAAAAAAGTAAGTCATCATAAAATTTGAACTTTTCACCAGATCCTAATAACTGCATAGGCATTTCTGTGGCCATGCCCTGCAGGTCTGTAGGGCATTATAACTGAACCTGTTGCCCCCATGCACTGCATGATCATAAAGGCGACTCAATACAccgattccgggatacaaggaactcttctgGGTGGGAGGTAGAAAacgttgatttggtcatgtgaccgcgaaaaatttagggcacatttttccgtcatggcggtgacacttataggcagagaataccaatgtccgggtaaaggtcatagtcggtaatacttgctcgataacggaactaagataaactgttatgttttgtgtttcttatttgttattgatttttgggaAAATGCACCAAGgtaagttatgaaatatttgtgagtgaGACGTCAGATACCGCTGATTTCCAACTGCTAGGCGACAGCTCCATTTGATGCcgtaatttacatgtcatttccttatgaagtgtctaaattcaattttcgtgcatatttagattaaatttaatacaatatgttccgataattaatgttaattgttctatcatgatatgtaattttccacccgtgttcaatcattacatatgccgccattttgtttcaaatgtgccctaaattaagtcacgtggtgatgaaagtcacatgactaaactgactgaatgttgtatcccggaatcggcgtattGCAACTTGATATATCCCTTTGACCTTGCCTCACTTTTTGACTTTGAGTTGAGTGTTCACCCCTGTAAGGATGGCTAATTAGTGTTCTGTCCACTATAGTTGGCTGAGCATGAGACAAACAATAGTCTATAGTCTATAAACATGGTAGTCTCTGCTTCTGTGTATAGTGTACATGCATATGGTCACCATAAAGGGAGTGAGTGGGATGACTGATTTGCCTGTTATCAGTATGTATAATGTTACTGGATGGGGTGTGCTTTTCAGAATCTCTGGTGATTGGTTTCAGAAAGATTGATACTCAGATAATACTAAAAAAAGGACAGTTTCTCTTATTGCAAAGAGactcaacatgaatatactgcagcctcccaaaacatagatATATCCATACATGCAGTGAAGGACACACAGTTACACTAGACCTACTGATTAGTAAAATTATCTACAGTTTAGACATAGTGGACTTCTTATGCACTAAGGTAGTAAGGCTAGTTTAATACTATTAAATAGCACGTTGAATGAATCAATTTAAGGTAAGTATCTAGCAACATTCAGATATAAGCTTTGAAAAATTTAGTTGACAATTCTGTTGATTCTCTCTTATCTCTGAAAAATGCAAATTAGTTCCCTGGCAGATAATATATATTGGTGGTGATTACGTATCCTCAATTTGAAGAATCTTTATAAATCTATCAATGCAACGGATAAGTCAGCATGTCTTTATAAAAGTCAAAGCAAAGATGTAGATGAGGTGGATAAGTCCCTTGGGGTTTTGGACAAACATATCGCGAGCACTTTTGTGTTTGAGCATTGACCATGACTGTGCATACAGACCGCGACGTTGGGCGACAATTGATTTTCCTTCGATATCCACTGGCCcaacctttgatgtagctttCAGATGCGAGacttaccgtcttactttctgaagtgAGCCTTCATTTTATAAgatgtcatttttttcaatgaaaatttacgacatttcttctaaatcttccgtcttcAAAACAAGAAGTAGACATCGTGAAATTTATTAAGTTTAATTTGGTGTTTCATTTTACTCGAAAACACAAgtatttattgagaaaaaatagtttttataaCCAGTTCATAGGCATCCCACAAGGTGTAGTGTAAAAagacagtgacaaatccttttcacttataaatccttggtcaaAGGTACTGCTTCCATGAACTGATGACATGGCTGAGAGTCAATGGGATACAGTAAAACCTTACAAACTTTAACTTGAATGTGTAACTCGAAACTGCTGGTCATTTCAAGTGTAAAAGGAGTGGgtcagtgtggtttgtacatatatagtgttaaatacggtctctgtcactcagctgacggagcatgcttctttggctcagtcagtagagccaTAGATTTCCATGCCagcccgggttcgattccttgTATTGGCACTCGACaagaatgtgtattttccctgttcttctacattgaCACCCAACTAAAATAACCCATGGAaggtggttaaagagtctcggttgagatttaggaaatctcaagaaaaacagggggagtagtgtaaaaggagctggtcggtgtgacttgtatatatatatatacattaagtgtttaatacggtctctgtcactcagctgacgaaGCATGCTTCTTTGGTACTCCCATAAAATGAGAGTCGACTGATCAGCTGTTTTTTTATCGGATGTAatttgctgactgtcgactctcatttctGAAGGGTTATTTCTTTAATGCAGCTCCCGACGTCAGATGAAGGCGAAAGGAAAAGTGCAATAATGTCAATATTTATAGCTCTAACAGTGATAACtttgatgtgtacttacagtttaggtattaattatcccCTTTATCTAGGAACACCATAACTTGaggcctcataaaatagtattttaacggattagatatgatgaatcctttccgtaacattttgacctagttttaaatatggcggctggttactacaaaaaacgAAACGTGAATTCAAGTGGGcagaatgcaagtaaaagtaaaggcagatcaagcgttttggggactttgcaattcgtttttttctatttaccggcCGGATCGCTATCAacatgaagttttgtctgggtcatgaaagtttacgttaggagatgtaaatatttgttttagatagATTTTATGgctgattttatcaaaatacttgttgattattaaaaagaggtaggtatttgacattgatgactatttaaatatgatttaaaagttttatattgtcacaatcaaaactttgaaaatgttaccctcagcatcgggcaaatggcctatcggaagttagaggttagacacgatgtaatgttccaaaagtgtctcgttgtgctatacctctaacattgttgcagtagcttctttggctcagtcggtagagccgtaaatttccacgccggagacccaggtgcgattcctggtcggggcactcgacaggaatgtgtattttccctgttcttctacatatGCACAATTTTCACTTTTTCAGTATACATTCTAATTTTAAGTAAACTAAGCTTAATATACTAACTTAAAGTGTAAATTATGGTTCTTGCTGCATGACAAGATCTTTATTTTAGTTTTGAGTTTGgctataggcctatatataatCAGTCCTGGCTTCTGATAGAAAACATCCACTGGTATATCTCaatcaaaaatatctttaatccattacatcaaatacaaaaattaattttgacaGCCAAAATACATGACAAATGTCAAACATGGGAAATTTCTCTCATTCACTGTCTTTTCAACAAAAAGACAAAGAGGAACAAAACAGACAGCTTCTAATCAATcatttataacattaaataattaaGCTAACAATCATACACTTTTAATAACAAGAAGACATAAATAGATAATTTAGTATATTATCCACTACTGTCATTGGGTCACATATCATGGCAGACAGACAGCATAAACTTCAATGTAAGGACTGATAACCAGGGCATACATTTATTCATCATCAAACCATATGTGTTGACCATAGGACGACAATCATTTATTGTTAATACACAACTGTAAGAAGAGGATCCGGAACGGTTAAAGTTTTTTACATACGATTTTGCGAGGACGTACACGAGAAGTCACGCCAGTGGTGCCGCATCGGCAACTTTCCAATATAAGCAGGCACCTGTTTTCGGAAAGCAGAATAACAAATATGTTAAGACTGTGTTTTGTCAAATCATGTTTACCTAGACAATCCAACCTGGCCAATACCCGTCTGCGATCAAGAAATCCTATGGGTCGTCTTCACTCACGTCTTTCGATAAATATTCCTCCATTCGTCTATTTTGGTGCGTGTGACGTAAGCATGTCTTGATGTAATTTGATTATCGTTTACAACGAGactacaaaaatatatgttaaactTACCTATAATTTTATCTTTAAGTTTATAGTTGTTTTATTTAGGTACAAGAAAAGTTTTGTGGATTTTTATCGACTAaatcaaattctttaaaattattacGTCATCACTTTATGTGCACATAGGAAGTAAACCTCCCAGCAGGGATGATGTTATCAATATATCGATTTCTGGTTCCTAGTTGGTATTGGCACGGAATGGGGGACATCAAGAAAAGTTAGGATATATTGGTTCGGATATTTTTGCATAGAAACGACGAAAGTGCAAAGAAAACATCAGGTACACTCTTAAATTGAAAATGTTGCAAACGCAATGCTAGCCCTCGATTGCCATATCCCCAAATTACATTTGATCATGACTTTTTATGATGAGATATTAACAGTGTCTGCTCAAAATGGAATGTTTGAGCATTAGAGACAATTTAAGCATATGATTGACatgtttcataattatgtacTTTTTACATCATGATAATCTATTTTCTTAATTGTAATATTGTCAGTTGTCAcctaaaatgtttaatttaacaAATAGTACGCGCATGTATAGTACTATACCAGTTGAAGAAAGTATCAACGTACATCAAACAAGCCCAGAAGTTTACCAAAGATGTCATTTCAGCGATTCAGCGAATATAGGCTTAATTATTTAGGGGCCTATAAACTGTATCATGATCAGGTGCACTGGTTTATTCTTCCCGggtacattttaaattttttgcaATATTAATGCCACAAATAAGAATGACATATCAAATGTCTTTTGCAATCTTTAGTGATATGTTATGTAGCTAGACGCAGCAGGTAGTTGGGAGGAAGATTGGTTAATGTCCTTCCACCCGGACAAGTGTATTAACGTCCTTAGCATCTCAAACAAACGCACAAAGAccaattatacatacaaactCCATGACCACAAATTACAACAAGTAACATCTTGCAAATATCTAGGaatcacaatacaaaataacttaCGATGGGACACGCACATCAACAACATAACAGCCAATGCTAACAAGACACTAGGATTCTTGAAACGAAACCTACAGATAAACTCACAACATATAAAAGAACATGCATACAAAGCCATAGTCAGACCCAAACTGGAGTACTGCTCCTCCGTATGGGACCCCCACCAGACAAATCAAATCATGCAAATCGAAAAAacacaacgcagagcagcacGCTACACAACAAGCAGATACCACAACACAAGTTCAGTACAAGACATGATGGAAAACCTCAACTGGACCTCACTACAAACAGGCAGAACAAGAACacgtttaattttattttataaaatcatacaccATCATGTGGCAATAAACTATAGTCAAATTCTCAATCTGACAGACTTCAGGACGAGACAATCACACCCATTCACATATAGACATATAGCTGCCACCAAGGACATATTCAAACACTCATTTTTTCCACACACAATTAAACAATGGAACATCCTACCGGTGGCTACAGTACAAAGCACTACACTAGAGGTCTTCAAGTCACATATCCTAAAAACAGAACTTGAAGACCTAAACCCCACTCCCTAAAATttctatcatatttttatcttataactgtcactaaaagaaaataataaaaaaaaaaataacatgcaccTTCACGATCACTGTAAATAACTTCACTCTTTTTTTTTCCACAATCACGCCTCTGCCAATCTGCACAATATAATCATCGGCATCGATGGATTTGTGTTTCTtataagaagaagaagaagaagctGTATGTTAGGTCTATATGTATTAAGTGCGAcagtatttttgttgttgtataatttgtCCAGGCAAGTCCAGCATACTAATTCTGAAATTTTAATGAGTCCTAATGCAGAGAGATGTGTAGTGAGGTTGACATATTTTTAAGTGCATTGTCTGACAGATGTTTGTCATCAgatagctgcaatattgcaTCTCAAAAGACTTCTAGACAGATAATGATGTCGTTTTGAGAGCTACAATTGGTAATTAACTGCTagtggagcaaagtaatgattatgcaaaccattattaaaacctTGGTGTGTATTTTATCATATCTCTGACTTTATAGGCAACAAATCTGAACcgtataaatatcaaattcacaacaagacatattttttcacatataaatgtGACAGACTTTTCGAAGGAAAATTGTACGACAAGTCTGCAAATTGTGAACTTGACGTCTGTGACTGGTACGGAACAAACCTggcatccttaaatgacactgactGTCAATAGCTAGACACTAAACTAATAAAACTTTAAAGAACTAATAAGAATATAATTGTCACAGAAAAATACGTAACCATAATATTATATTGCGGAACGTTTCAGTCAAATATCAACCTTATTGCATGAAAAGATGATTAAAAGATATCTATACACTTAATTGGTAATTATAGGTAACTATctatatgtttaaatta from Argopecten irradians isolate NY chromosome 5, Ai_NY, whole genome shotgun sequence includes:
- the LOC138322942 gene encoding stress-activated protein kinase JNK-like; the encoded protein is MSNPPAAAPPNFYMVEVGDSTFTILDRYQNLKPIGSGAQGIVCAAYDTVAGANVAIKKLSRPFQNVTHAKRAYREFVLMKLVNHKNIIGLLNAFTPQKTLEDFQDVYLVMELMDANLCQVINMDLDHERMSYLLYQMLCGIKHLHSAGIIHRDLKPSNIVVKSDCTLKILDFGLARTQGTAFMMTPYVVTRYYRAPEVILGMGYKENVDIWSVGCIMAELIRGAVMFPGSDHIDQWNKIIEQLGTPSREFMQRLQPTVRSYVENRPRHAGYNFDRLFPDVIFPQDSADHSGLRASMARDLLSRMLVVDPEKRISVNEALMHPYINVWYDENEVNGPAPDSYDHTVDEQEHTVEQWKELIYDEVMSFEFKEKKKSQTASNPMQNHAVGAANNESLTNDSVAGTNSNRCR